In Patescibacteria group bacterium, the genomic stretch GGAATATTTATCTTGGAAACCTCATCCATGCACCACTTCTCTCTTTGGTAGGTTTTGAGGGCCTTTCCACCTTTCTGCATCCGCAAGATATAATCCACACCATTTACAGTAACCTTGCAGACAAGATTCACCACCCCCTTACCCCTAATCTCCTCGATCGATGAGGGTAGCACCCCGAAGACCTTCTTGGTAATTTGATCAACGACTTCTTTCATATATTTCTCTTTTATTTGCACTAATCGTATCACAAAGTGTTAACGCCAGGGCTGTGTAGCCAAAAGAAAAATCCCCTCTCGGGGATTTTTCTTTTGGCTACTAAGCCTCCTTCTTCTTCCCAACCTTTCGTCGAGAGACGATAAACTGATTTGAGTATCGCTTTGGAGTTCGAGTCTTCTGACCCTTACCTGAAGGCTTACCCCACATGGTCTTCGCTCGGCGGAGACCTCGGCCCTGCTTACCTTCTCCTCCTCCGTATGGGTGGTCTACTGGGTTCATCACCATACCTCGGACAGTCGGTCGAATACCCATCCATCGAGATCGTCCTGCCTTGCCAATGTTCACGAGCCAATTTTCATCATTTGAAACAGTACCGATAGAACCCCAAGCGGTGTCGAGCACCTTTCGTACTTCGGTAGAAGGCATCTTGAGGTGAGTCATGCCAGCATCCTGTGCGATCACCTGGATAAAGTTGCCGGCTGATCGTCCGAGCTGTGCGACGCCACTTGGCTGGATAGACACGCTGTGCACAAAGGCGCCAACAGGAATGTTCTTCAAAAGAGTTCGGTTGCCAGTCTTGAGCTCCGCCTTTTCTGAGACAATAATGCTGTCCCCCACCTTGAGATCCTTTGGAGAAAGGATGTAGCGCTTCTCGCCATCCTTGTAACACACGAGCGCAATGAAACCGGTGCGGTTTGGATCGTACTCAATGGTCTGCACTACAGCAGGAATATCTTTCTTATCGAAAACAAAGTCAACGTGTCGATAGAGTCGCTTGTGTCCACCGCCCTTATGTCGCACAGTGATGCGGCCGTCGGAGTTGCGCCCGACTCGATGCTTGAAACCAGAGACGAGCGCCTTATGAGGAGTGTCAGTGGTCAAGTGCTCGCTGTATGACACAGTGGTCATACCTCGGCGAGATTTGGTGAATGGTTTATAGTGTTTCATTGGAGTATTTGGTGGTGCGACGATTATACAAATTCAATGGTCTCCTTCTTGCCGAGGGTGACGTAGGCCTTCTTGCCTCCCTGCTTTACGCCTGCCTTGCCTCGGACAAAAGATCGCTTTGAAGGTACCGCGAGGATCTTTACGTCGATCGGAGTCACCTTGTACAAGGTCTTGATCGCAGCCTTGATAGATGCCACGTTGGCACTCTGGGTCACGTTGAAGGTGTAGACCTTCTTCTCGGCCAAGCGAGCGGCCTTCTCGGTGATGCGTGGGCCGAGGATGACAGATACTGGGTCG encodes the following:
- the rplB gene encoding 50S ribosomal protein L2 — translated: MKHYKPFTKSRRGMTTVSYSEHLTTDTPHKALVSGFKHRVGRNSDGRITVRHKGGGHKRLYRHVDFVFDKKDIPAVVQTIEYDPNRTGFIALVCYKDGEKRYILSPKDLKVGDSIIVSEKAELKTGNRTLLKNIPVGAFVHSVSIQPSGVAQLGRSAGNFIQVIAQDAGMTHLKMPSTEVRKVLDTAWGSIGTVSNDENWLVNIGKAGRSRWMGIRPTVRGMVMNPVDHPYGGGEGKQGRGLRRAKTMWGKPSGKGQKTRTPKRYSNQFIVSRRKVGKKKEA
- a CDS encoding 50S ribosomal protein L23, whose product is MTTITVKHDPVSVILGPRITEKAARLAEKKVYTFNVTQSANVASIKAAIKTLYKVTPIDVKILAVPSKRSFVRGKAGVKQGGKKAYVTLGKKETIEFV